GCAAGCCCATGCCAGCTACAGTTAGTCTTGCGCCTGGTTCCCTTGACTCTCTGTCTCCTGATCCTTGTCCTGATCCCATCCGCGAGTAAACACATCCTGAAGAGCATCTTGGAATGTACGGCAGTTCATGTCAATCAGgccctttttctctttggcCTCAGGGTGACGGAGCACGGATACAAGACACAGATACCTAGCAATCATGAGCAAACTGAAAGGGGGGTCCAGGGAGAAAGGGAGAGACTAAACGTACTTGTTCATTTCCATGAGATGGATCATCGTCTCGTCATGCAGAACGACGTGGCTCTCCGCTTCCTGGATCTGGTCGCCCTTAGGCTTGCGATCCGGATGATCCCATGAATATAATTCAGAAACGTCGACAATTACGTCGATGTAGTCCGAACACATCTCATAGCATGCCATATCTATAGGACGAGTATCGGATGCAATATAAATCTTGCTCAGCACATCGAAGAGATACGTCTTTTCGAATCCACAGTTGTCACCAAGCGTGTTGATTAAGTTCTCGAGAGTGGACAGGTTGGGAATAAGCTTTTGAATAACTTTGCTGAATGCCTCGAATACTGAGTAGTCGTAGATGGACGTCATATAGTAGTGGACCGGCGCATTCTCGTAGCCGGCATCGCTTAGTTCATCCGAAATGTGTTGCACAATGTCCTGGAAGGTATCTCCACGGTACTCGTCCGAAAGCCCGTCCACCTTGTGGATGAAAACCTCAATGTTGATGTTAGGATAGTATTGCTGCACGGTCAAGATTGTCCGGTTCAGACGAGCAACTGAATCCAGGTAGTCATCCTGCGCATCGATGACCCAAACCAAAGCACCAAGGCTCCCAAAGATATCCTCGAGGTCGAAGGAAGGCTCAAAGTATTCCAGCTGACCGGGAAAGTCCCAGACCTGGAAGTCCATAAACGAGCTAGTATCAATTGGTGAGATTAGGACCAATTAAAACGAGAACGCAGTACCACTCACTGAATCGAGTCTTTTTGAATACGAGTAGTTGACTCAAGGAATAGCGTCTCGTTCGGCGGCATTTTGTGGAAGACAACGCTAGCGATTGACGACTTTCCACTCCTGTATATTATCAGTATGTTGCTTTTCTAAATACTGGGCACGCCGGTATTTTACCTTCTTAGCCCCATAAGAAGAAGACGGGGCTTGAGATCTTGAGACTTGCTGTTAGATTGACTAGCTTTCCCCGCCAGGGCCTGGTTCGAAGTCTGCGGTTTTCGAGAATCTCATGTTAGCTGTAATCCCCATGAGGCATTCGAGCGGTGGATGGAGGTTATGGACATCTCAGGGATATATAAGACGGAATACTAAGGTAGACAAGGTCAAGATAGTATGGCGTGATTCGGTAATGAGGCATTGGCTAATGCAGTGAAGGCAGAGGGATCATCACACAATGGGCATTGTAGGACAACAAAATATGACCAGACAAGTTGCAATCACAACACATTGACTGGAGCATAGCACGATAGAATGGGAAATCCGCAGTTTTCAATATCTCTTGGTGTGACTCTCAAACTatcaaagaaaaaacaggagaTCTCTTACCTCCATATTGTCTAACGAATTGGGGTCTAATAATGGCAAAAGGCAGAAACAGCACACACGGAATCAGTCTGCTGCCTTCAAGCAAGCACAACACAAGACGAGACTGAGGATAGAATGCTCTCTTTTCGAATGAGCTACTGGTATGGCTTGCAGAACAGAAATAGAGCCGGATAGAACTGCTGCAATTCAAATCTTGAGACCCATGGCCACTGTGGGTATAACGACGTCAAAGGGGATATCACTCGGTAATTGAGTGGTCAGGGAATAGAATCCGATTATTCCCTGGCTATGCCATATAAAAAGCAGGTCGTGACTGTAAATCGGTGGATCTTGTGAGGACAGATGAGTTGGTATCTTTGCGGGGAAATAATTAGAATTTCCGGGGAATGACCGAGAGCAGATAGCTTTCCGGAGCTGGAGAAAGAACAATTGAGTCCGGAATTATTGGATTTCTGATATATCCTCGTATGGGTTAATGGAAATCCAGTCAAAAAAGATGCAGAAAGCAGCACAATGATAAGAGGACTTTAAGAGGGGGCGTGATAATGCTGACCTAATCACGAATCCTGGCGATCCAGCCTTGGCATTTGGGGACGTTGATCTACGCCGACACTTTCGATTCTTTGGACTTTACATGGAAGGATATTCTTCTTGATAAAGGACATCAGGGGAAGTCGTAGTAATTGCTTACACCAAGACCTCTGTATACTATGGAGGTTTGCAGTACTCAAGGCTGAGAGGGCTCGCTGATCAGGGACACAGCCCAAGTCCGAATAGATACATAAAGTCACTTACTTCTGGGAGACAGAGACTATGATTTGCATTACAGAGGAACAACACCAGCACTAATGGGACTGGAATTGATATCACATCGCACCTCGATGGAGCATGGAACTGAGCTCAACCGGGACCATCAACAAAACTCACCACCTCCCAAAGACTACAAAAGCCCAGATGAACGACTAAAACCTCTTCTTGG
This Aspergillus chevalieri M1 DNA, chromosome 3, nearly complete sequence DNA region includes the following protein-coding sequences:
- a CDS encoding GTR/RAG family Ras-related GTP-binding protein (BUSCO:EOG09263274;~COG:U;~EggNog:ENOG410PH4C;~InterPro:IPR039400,IPR006762,IPR027417;~PFAM:PF04670;~go_function: GO:0005525 - GTP binding [Evidence IEA]), which encodes METSNQALAGKASQSNSKSQDLKPRLLLMGLRRSGKSSIASVVFHKMPPNETLFLESTTRIQKDSIHSFMDFQVWDFPGQLEYFEPSFDLEDIFGSLGALVWVIDAQDDYLDSVARLNRTILTVQQYYPNINIEVFIHKVDGLSDEYRGDTFQDIVQHISDELSDAGYENAPVHYYMTSIYDYSVFEAFSKVIQKLIPNLSTLENLINTLGDNCGFEKTYLFDVLSKIYIASDTRPIDMACYEMCSDYIDVIVDVSELYSWDHPDRKPKGDQIQEAESHVVLHDETMIHLMEMNKYLCLVSVLRHPEAKEKKGLIDMNCRTFQDALQDVFTRGWDQDKDQETESQGNQAQD